From a region of the Kaistia sp. 32K genome:
- the pgk gene encoding phosphoglycerate kinase — MSTFRTLDTAEIKGKRVLIRVDLNVPMKDGRVTDDTRIRAILPTVRDVTKRGGKAILLAHFGRPKGERVADMSLAPVVPALETLLGSPVAFANDCIGNDAAQAIAKMSDGDVLLLENTRFHKGEEKNDPIFTAALAELGDVYVNDAFSAAHRAHSSTEGLAHQLPAYAGRSMQAELEALEKALTSPKRPVIAIVGGAKVSSKIDLLENLVGKVDALVIGGGMANTFLHAQGLPVGKSLCEKDLADTARRILAKAETANCAIILPVDATVAYHFEAHAPNQTYGVEAIPEDGMILDVGGLSVERINAAIDDAATLVWNGPLGAFELEPFDRGTVEAARHAAKRTKEGHLLSVAGGGDTVAALNHAGVADDFSYVSTAGGAFLEWLEGKPLPGVEVLRRNT, encoded by the coding sequence ATGTCGACCTTCCGCACCCTCGATACCGCCGAAATCAAGGGCAAGCGCGTCCTGATCCGCGTCGACCTGAACGTCCCGATGAAGGACGGCCGGGTCACCGACGACACCCGCATCCGCGCCATCCTGCCGACGGTGCGCGACGTCACCAAGCGCGGCGGCAAGGCGATCCTCTTGGCGCATTTCGGCCGCCCGAAGGGCGAGCGCGTCGCCGACATGTCGCTCGCGCCCGTCGTGCCGGCGCTGGAGACGCTGCTCGGCAGCCCCGTCGCCTTCGCCAATGACTGCATCGGCAACGACGCCGCCCAGGCGATCGCCAAGATGTCGGACGGCGACGTGCTGCTCCTGGAAAACACCCGCTTCCACAAGGGCGAAGAGAAGAACGACCCGATCTTCACGGCGGCACTCGCCGAGCTCGGCGACGTCTATGTCAACGACGCCTTCTCCGCCGCGCACCGCGCCCATTCCTCGACCGAGGGCCTCGCCCACCAGCTGCCCGCCTATGCCGGCCGCTCGATGCAGGCCGAGCTGGAGGCGCTGGAAAAGGCGCTGACCAGCCCGAAGCGCCCGGTGATCGCCATCGTCGGCGGCGCCAAGGTCTCGTCCAAGATCGACCTCCTGGAAAACCTGGTCGGCAAGGTCGACGCGCTGGTGATCGGCGGCGGCATGGCCAACACCTTCCTGCACGCGCAAGGCCTGCCGGTCGGCAAGTCGCTCTGCGAGAAGGATCTCGCCGACACCGCCCGCCGCATTCTGGCCAAGGCCGAGACCGCCAACTGCGCCATCATCCTGCCGGTCGACGCCACCGTCGCCTATCATTTCGAGGCGCATGCCCCGAACCAGACCTATGGCGTCGAGGCGATCCCCGAGGACGGCATGATCCTCGACGTCGGCGGCCTGTCGGTCGAGCGCATCAACGCGGCGATCGACGACGCGGCGACGCTGGTCTGGAACGGCCCGCTCGGCGCTTTCGAGCTGGAGCCGTTCGATCGCGGCACGGTCGAGGCCGCCCGCCACGCGGCGAAGCGCACCAAGGAAGGCCACCTGCTCTCGGTCGCCGGCGGCGGCGACACGGTGGCGGCGCTCAATCACGCCGGCGTCGCCGACGACTTCTCCTATGTCTCGACGGCCGGCGGCGCCTTCCTCGAATGGCTGGAAGGCAAGCCGCTGCCCGGCGTCGAGGTATTGCGCCGCAACACTTAA
- a CDS encoding DUF1192 domain-containing protein, with protein sequence MAVMVSGIAVTGRLLLVQRLGFAPDWQAGAILLSLDQTGAKNETECGMALFDDVPVEKPAPHRIGEDLGRLSIDELNERITLLEGEIGRLREAIEAKTASRAAASSFFKS encoded by the coding sequence ATGGCGGTCATGGTTTCGGGGATCGCAGTCACGGGCCGTCTCCTCTTGGTTCAGCGTCTTGGCTTCGCGCCCGACTGGCAGGCCGGGGCAATCTTGCTATCTTTGGACCAGACGGGAGCCAAAAACGAGACGGAGTGCGGAATGGCCCTATTCGACGACGTGCCGGTGGAAAAGCCGGCGCCACACAGGATCGGCGAGGATCTGGGGCGCCTGTCGATCGACGAACTGAATGAGCGGATCACCCTGCTGGAGGGCGAGATCGGGCGGCTGCGGGAGGCGATCGAGGCGAAAACGGCGTCGCGCGCGGCGGCTTCGTCGTTCTTCAAGAGCTGA
- a CDS encoding peptidoglycan -binding protein — MAARGRRREARTDVWPAFVDVLSNLLLVFIFLLSIFALLQFLQSREITGKDTVLNRLNSQIAELTELLAMERAGKQDSADQLANLQASLASAEAERDRLKSAADSQSAAAGSAEGQIAIITKALENEKVVSQKALSQVEILNQQIAALRRQIGALEEALNASEKRDTESQTKIADLGRRLNVALAQRVQELSRYRSDFFGRLREILGNRPDITVVGDRFVFQSEVLFPSGSDEINAEGRVEMTKLAEALKTLEGEIPPEIAWVLRVDGHTDARPLSGSGRFRNNWELSSARAIAVVRFLVEQGVQPIHLVAAGFGEYQPLEQGSTEAAYAKNRRIELKLTER; from the coding sequence GTGGCCGCCCGCGGACGCCGCCGTGAGGCCAGGACGGACGTCTGGCCCGCCTTCGTCGACGTGCTGTCGAACCTCCTGCTCGTCTTCATCTTCCTGCTCTCGATCTTCGCGCTGCTACAGTTCCTGCAGAGCCGCGAGATCACCGGCAAGGACACGGTGCTGAACCGGCTGAACAGCCAGATCGCCGAGCTGACCGAGCTCCTCGCCATGGAGCGGGCCGGCAAGCAGGATTCGGCCGACCAGCTCGCCAACCTGCAGGCGAGCCTCGCCTCCGCGGAAGCCGAGCGCGACCGGCTGAAGAGCGCCGCCGACAGCCAGTCGGCTGCCGCCGGATCGGCTGAGGGCCAGATCGCCATCATCACCAAGGCGCTGGAAAACGAGAAGGTCGTCAGCCAGAAGGCGCTGTCGCAGGTCGAGATCCTGAACCAGCAGATCGCCGCGCTCCGCCGCCAGATCGGCGCGCTGGAGGAGGCGTTGAACGCCTCGGAGAAGCGCGACACCGAGAGCCAGACCAAGATCGCCGATCTCGGCCGCCGGCTGAACGTCGCGCTGGCGCAGCGCGTGCAGGAACTGTCGCGCTATCGCTCCGACTTCTTCGGCCGCCTGCGCGAGATCCTCGGCAACCGGCCCGACATCACCGTCGTCGGCGACCGCTTCGTCTTCCAGTCCGAGGTGCTGTTCCCGTCGGGTTCGGACGAGATCAACGCCGAGGGCCGGGTCGAGATGACCAAGCTCGCCGAGGCGCTGAAGACGCTCGAGGGCGAGATCCCGCCTGAGATCGCCTGGGTGCTGCGCGTCGACGGCCACACCGACGCCCGGCCGCTCTCCGGCTCGGGGCGCTTCCGCAACAACTGGGAACTGTCGTCGGCCCGCGCCATCGCGGTCGTCCGCTTCCTGGTCGAGCAGGGCGTGCAGCCGATCCACCTGGTCGCCGCCGGCTTCGGCGAATACCAGCCGCTGGAACAGGGCTCGACCGAAGCCGCCTACGCCAAGAACCGCCGCATCGAGCTGAAATTGACGGAACGGTAG
- a CDS encoding ABC transporter transmembrane domain-containing protein has product MARDAEGAADRADPSKARDDAKAGDDAKARRRSLRPLGMLVPYVLRRKPQLLGACLALVAAALATLTVPLAVRRMIDHGFTADNAGTINVYFMALIGVVAVLAVASSLRFYFVTWLGERVVADLRADVFRHLAALGIDFFDRNRSGEIASRLTADTTQIKAVAGANISIALRNVVMFMGGVAMMIVTSPKLSGLVLLALPIVVLPLVGFGRRVRMRSRKAQDMLADASAYASEAIGAVRIIQAFTAEASVARRFATSVEGAFIAARNSTMARAALTGFGIFMVFASMVAVLWWGAQDVLAGRMTPGTLGQFLIYAVIAAGALGELSQVWGDIANATGAAERLAEILAEKPSIAAPARPVSLAEPVKGAIAFEGVGFGYPEGGRGAAIHHVGFHVKPGERVAVVGPSGAGKSTLFNLILRFYDPQQGRVTVDGVDVRALDPVALRRHIAIVPQDTVIFAASAAENIAIGRPGADPGAIRHAAVSAYADSFLQALPEGYETELGERGVTLSGGQRQRIAIARAILKDAPILLLDEATSALDAESEVAVQSALDELMVGRTTIVIAHRLATILKADRILVMDGGAIVEEGTHDELVRQGGLYARLARLQFREDAA; this is encoded by the coding sequence ATGGCTAGAGACGCGGAAGGCGCTGCCGACCGGGCCGATCCTTCCAAGGCCCGCGATGACGCCAAGGCTGGCGACGACGCCAAGGCCCGCCGCCGTTCGCTCAGGCCGCTCGGCATGCTGGTGCCCTATGTGCTCCGCCGCAAGCCGCAGCTCCTCGGCGCCTGCCTGGCGCTCGTCGCCGCCGCGCTCGCGACCCTGACCGTGCCGCTCGCCGTCCGCCGCATGATCGACCACGGCTTCACCGCCGACAATGCCGGCACGATCAACGTCTATTTCATGGCGCTGATCGGCGTCGTCGCCGTGCTCGCCGTCGCCTCCAGCCTGCGCTTCTATTTCGTCACCTGGCTCGGCGAACGGGTCGTCGCCGATCTGCGCGCCGACGTCTTCCGTCATTTGGCGGCGCTCGGCATCGATTTCTTCGACCGCAACCGTTCCGGCGAGATCGCCTCGCGGCTCACCGCCGACACGACGCAGATCAAGGCGGTCGCCGGCGCCAACATTTCGATCGCGCTGCGCAATGTGGTGATGTTCATGGGCGGCGTGGCGATGATGATCGTCACCAGTCCCAAGCTCTCCGGCCTCGTGCTGCTGGCGCTGCCGATCGTCGTGCTGCCGCTGGTCGGCTTCGGCCGCCGCGTCCGGATGCGCTCGCGCAAGGCGCAGGACATGCTGGCCGACGCCTCCGCCTATGCCTCGGAGGCGATCGGCGCGGTCCGCATCATCCAGGCCTTCACGGCCGAGGCGAGCGTGGCGCGGCGCTTCGCGACCAGCGTCGAGGGCGCCTTCATCGCCGCCCGCAACTCGACCATGGCGCGCGCGGCGCTGACCGGCTTCGGCATCTTCATGGTCTTCGCCAGCATGGTCGCCGTGCTCTGGTGGGGCGCGCAGGACGTGCTCGCCGGGCGGATGACCCCCGGCACGCTCGGCCAGTTCCTGATCTATGCCGTGATCGCCGCCGGCGCGCTCGGCGAGCTCTCGCAGGTCTGGGGCGACATTGCGAACGCCACCGGTGCCGCCGAGCGGCTGGCCGAGATCCTGGCGGAAAAGCCGTCCATCGCCGCGCCGGCGAGGCCGGTTTCTCTCGCCGAGCCGGTCAAGGGCGCGATCGCCTTCGAGGGCGTCGGTTTCGGCTATCCGGAGGGCGGGCGCGGCGCCGCCATTCACCATGTCGGCTTCCACGTTAAGCCGGGCGAGCGGGTCGCCGTCGTCGGTCCCTCCGGCGCGGGCAAGAGCACGCTCTTCAACCTGATCCTGCGCTTCTATGATCCGCAGCAGGGGCGGGTGACGGTCGACGGCGTCGATGTCCGTGCGCTCGATCCGGTGGCGCTGCGCCGCCACATCGCGATCGTGCCGCAGGATACGGTCATCTTCGCCGCCAGCGCGGCGGAGAACATCGCGATCGGCCGGCCGGGCGCGGATCCGGGCGCCATCCGCCACGCCGCCGTCTCTGCCTATGCCGACAGCTTCCTGCAGGCGCTGCCGGAGGGCTACGAGACCGAGCTCGGCGAGCGTGGCGTCACGCTCTCGGGCGGCCAGCGCCAGCGCATCGCCATCGCCCGCGCCATCCTGAAGGATGCGCCGATCCTGCTGCTCGACGAGGCGACGAGCGCGCTCGACGCCGAGAGCGAGGTCGCGGTGCAGTCGGCACTCGACGAGCTGATGGTCGGCCGCACAACGATCGTCATCGCGCACCGGCTCGCGACCATCCTGAAGGCCGACCGCATCCTCGTCATGGATGGCGGCGCCATCGTCGAGGAAGGCACGCATGACGAGCTGGTGCGCCAGGGCGGGCTCTACGCCCGCCTGGCCCGCCTGCAGTTCCGCGAGGACGCCGCCTGA
- a CDS encoding DUF1013 domain-containing protein — protein sequence MSTIPLMPKATAVWLVENTSLGFDQIADFCKLHPLEVKAIADGEAATTIKGLDPVSTGQLTREEIDRAQKDPKYRLKMAETRVRVPVQKRKGPRYTPVSRRQDRPNAILWLLKNHPELKDASIMRLVGTTKPTIDSIRDRTHWNSANLAPSDPVTLGLCSQIDLDFEVEKAAKNAPPREPGAEGEVLLPAEETTAADALAAAALRSYRREEPKDEELDADAVFAKLKSLKGPVDEDEEDL from the coding sequence ATGTCGACTATCCCGCTGATGCCGAAGGCAACCGCCGTTTGGCTCGTCGAGAATACCTCTCTCGGCTTCGACCAGATCGCCGACTTCTGCAAGCTGCATCCCCTCGAGGTGAAGGCGATCGCCGATGGCGAGGCGGCCACCACCATCAAGGGTCTCGATCCGGTGTCGACGGGCCAGCTGACGCGCGAGGAGATCGACCGCGCGCAGAAGGATCCGAAATACCGGCTGAAGATGGCCGAGACGCGCGTCCGCGTGCCGGTGCAGAAGCGCAAGGGTCCGCGCTACACCCCGGTTTCGCGCCGCCAGGACCGTCCGAACGCCATTCTCTGGCTTCTGAAGAACCATCCCGAGCTGAAGGACGCGTCGATCATGCGCCTCGTCGGCACCACCAAGCCGACGATCGATTCGATTCGCGACCGCACCCACTGGAATTCGGCCAATCTGGCGCCGTCCGATCCGGTGACGCTCGGCCTCTGCTCGCAGATCGATCTCGATTTCGAAGTCGAGAAGGCCGCCAAGAACGCGCCGCCGCGCGAGCCGGGCGCCGAGGGCGAAGTGCTGCTGCCGGCGGAAGAGACGACGGCCGCCGACGCGCTCGCCGCCGCCGCGCTGCGCTCCTATCGCCGCGAGGAGCCGAAGGACGAAGAGCTCGACGCCGATGCCGTCTTCGCCAAGCTGAAGTCGCTGAAGGGCCCGGTCGACGAGGACGAAGAAGACCTCTGA
- a CDS encoding DUF1465 family protein has product MTDDSPGPVDAPIVFGQRFAYSDTFRGLFREGMLLVEETAAYLDGDGRVESRDLPKGGSLTYATESMRLTTRLMQLASWLLLQRAVNEGEMTFEQAGAEKAKVRLRGFGSIAEGPGWEDLPERLRDLIGRSVRLQERVIRLDDAIYNAANADAPAENPVSRQLGQLARAFGGGRE; this is encoded by the coding sequence ATGACAGACGACAGCCCTGGGCCCGTCGACGCGCCGATCGTATTCGGCCAGCGCTTCGCGTATTCGGACACCTTCCGCGGACTTTTCCGGGAGGGGATGCTGCTCGTCGAGGAGACCGCCGCCTATCTCGATGGCGATGGCCGCGTCGAATCGCGCGACCTGCCCAAGGGCGGCTCGCTCACCTACGCCACCGAATCGATGCGGCTGACGACGCGGCTGATGCAGCTCGCCTCGTGGCTGCTGCTGCAGCGCGCGGTCAACGAGGGCGAGATGACCTTCGAGCAGGCCGGCGCCGAGAAGGCCAAGGTGCGGCTGCGCGGCTTCGGCTCCATCGCCGAGGGGCCGGGCTGGGAAGACCTGCCGGAGCGGCTGCGCGACCTGATCGGCCGCTCGGTCCGGCTGCAGGAACGCGTGATCCGCCTCGACGACGCCATCTACAACGCCGCCAACGCCGACGCGCCGGCCGAAAACCCGGTCAGCCGCCAGCTCGGCCAGCTGGCGCGCGCCTTTGGCGGCGGGCGCGAGTAG
- the rpmE gene encoding 50S ribosomal protein L31: MKKDIHPDYHTIKVVMTNGTEYFTKSTYGEEGAVMNLDIDPTTHPAWTGGNQTLLDRAGRVSRFNNKFKGFIGG, encoded by the coding sequence ATGAAGAAAGACATTCATCCCGACTACCACACGATCAAGGTCGTGATGACGAACGGCACCGAGTACTTCACCAAGTCGACCTATGGTGAAGAGGGCGCCGTCATGAACCTCGACATCGACCCGACGACGCACCCGGCCTGGACCGGCGGCAACCAGACGCTGCTGGACCGCGCTGGCCGCGTCTCGCGCTTCAACAACAAGTTCAAGGGCTTCATCGGCGGCTAA
- a CDS encoding NAD(P)H-quinone oxidoreductase: MTAIPETMTAMAISEPGGPDVLRPETRPVPHPFEHEILIQVAAAGVNRPDVFQRQGHYPPPKGASDLPGLEVSGHVVALGRNASRFQLGAAVTALVAGGGYAEYVAVHESNALPVPAGLSLVEAAALPETFFTVWHNVFERAGLKPGETLLVHGGSSGIGTTAIQLGRAFGATVLATAGSAEKCAACIELGANRAINYLKEDFVVAVKDATEGRGADVILDMVGGDYIERNFDAAATDGRIAQIAFLNGPVVEVNFNKLLIKRLTLTGSTLRPRTAAFKGALAAALQEKVWPLIESGAIRPRIDATFPLAEAAAAHRLMESSGHIGKIVLTV; this comes from the coding sequence GTGACTGCGATCCCCGAAACCATGACCGCCATGGCCATTTCGGAACCCGGTGGACCGGATGTCCTGCGGCCGGAGACCCGTCCGGTGCCGCATCCCTTCGAGCACGAAATCCTGATCCAGGTGGCGGCTGCCGGCGTCAACCGGCCGGACGTATTTCAGCGCCAGGGCCACTATCCGCCACCGAAGGGCGCGTCCGACCTGCCCGGCCTCGAGGTCTCCGGCCATGTCGTGGCGCTCGGCCGCAATGCGAGCCGCTTCCAGCTGGGCGCCGCCGTGACGGCGCTCGTCGCCGGCGGCGGCTATGCCGAATATGTCGCGGTCCACGAGAGCAACGCCCTCCCCGTCCCCGCCGGGCTTTCGCTGGTCGAGGCGGCGGCCCTGCCGGAGACCTTCTTCACCGTCTGGCACAATGTGTTCGAGCGTGCCGGCCTGAAGCCGGGCGAGACCTTGCTCGTGCATGGCGGCTCGTCCGGCATCGGCACGACGGCGATCCAGCTCGGCCGCGCCTTCGGGGCCACGGTGCTGGCGACGGCCGGCTCGGCAGAAAAATGCGCCGCCTGCATCGAGCTCGGCGCCAACCGCGCCATCAACTATCTCAAGGAGGATTTCGTCGTCGCGGTGAAGGACGCGACCGAAGGGCGGGGTGCCGACGTCATCCTCGACATGGTCGGCGGCGACTATATCGAGCGCAATTTCGACGCCGCGGCGACCGACGGCCGCATCGCCCAGATCGCCTTCCTGAACGGCCCCGTCGTCGAGGTGAACTTCAACAAGCTCCTGATCAAGCGGCTGACGCTGACCGGCTCGACGCTCCGCCCGCGCACCGCCGCCTTCAAGGGCGCGCTGGCCGCCGCGCTGCAGGAGAAGGTCTGGCCGCTGATCGAGAGCGGCGCGATCCGCCCCCGCATCGACGCCACCTTCCCGCTCGCCGAGGCCGCCGCCGCGCACCGCCTGATGGAGAGCTCCGGCCATATCGGCAAGATCGTGCTGACGGTCTGA
- a CDS encoding flagellar motor protein MotA: MARDFDPYKLASPQVYLWRMIVFLVIAAFVALILYRQVYTSFLANPALNGVIIGVLFIGILLAFRQVIRIFPEIRWVNGFRNSDRSIELERAPVLLAPMAAILGDRIGRMSISTQTMRSVLDSILMRLDEDRDTSRYLTGLLIFLGLLGTFWGLLETVSAVADAIRSLNIGTGDSAVIFEDLKSGLEGPLTGMGTAFSSSLFGLAGSLILGFLDLQAGQAQNKFYTELEDWLSTVTDLDPSMLDVREGASTGEDLRVAIERLTAAVQEGGGGSGGSTQRATAAMANLAEGIQGLVQHMRSEQQVVRGWVEQQAEQQREMQQLLELIAKALKQPAGE; encoded by the coding sequence ATGGCAAGAGATTTCGACCCCTACAAGCTTGCCAGTCCGCAAGTGTATCTCTGGCGGATGATCGTATTCCTGGTGATCGCCGCGTTCGTCGCCCTGATCCTCTATCGCCAGGTCTATACGTCCTTCCTCGCCAATCCGGCGCTGAACGGCGTCATCATCGGCGTGCTGTTCATCGGCATCCTGCTGGCCTTCCGCCAGGTGATCCGCATCTTCCCGGAGATCCGCTGGGTCAACGGCTTCCGCAATTCCGACCGCTCGATCGAGCTGGAACGCGCGCCCGTGCTGCTGGCGCCGATGGCGGCGATCCTCGGCGATCGCATCGGCCGCATGTCGATCTCGACCCAGACCATGCGCTCGGTGCTCGATTCGATCCTGATGCGCCTCGACGAGGACCGCGACACCTCGCGCTACTTGACCGGCCTGCTCATCTTCCTCGGCCTGCTCGGCACCTTCTGGGGCCTGCTCGAAACGGTCAGCGCCGTCGCCGACGCCATCCGCAGCCTCAACATCGGCACCGGCGACAGCGCCGTGATCTTCGAGGATCTGAAATCCGGCCTCGAGGGTCCGCTGACCGGCATGGGCACGGCGTTCTCGTCCTCGCTGTTCGGTCTCGCCGGCTCGCTGATCCTCGGCTTCCTCGACCTGCAGGCCGGCCAGGCGCAGAACAAGTTCTATACCGAGCTGGAAGACTGGCTCTCCACCGTCACCGACCTCGATCCGAGCATGCTCGACGTGCGCGAGGGCGCCTCGACCGGCGAGGACCTTCGCGTCGCGATCGAGCGGCTGACCGCGGCGGTGCAGGAGGGCGGCGGCGGTTCCGGCGGCTCCACCCAGCGCGCCACCGCCGCCATGGCCAATCTCGCCGAGGGCATCCAGGGGCTGGTGCAGCACATGCGCAGCGAGCAGCAGGTGGTGCGGGGCTGGGTTGAGCAGCAGGCCGAGCAGCAGCGCGAGATGCAGCAGCTTCTGGAACTGATCGCCAAGGCCCTCAAGCAGCCGGCCGGAGAGTAG
- a CDS encoding class I fructose-bisphosphate aldolase encodes MTESLQDIARRLVAPGKGILAADESSSTIKKRFDSINLASTADARRDYREMLFSADQAMRNHVSGVILFDETIRQQAKDGRALVELITATGSIPGIKVDTGAKALAFHPGETVTEGLDGLRERLVEYHKLGARFAKWRAVITIGETLPTPGALSANAHALARYAALCQENGIVPIVEPEVLMDNPNATHTIETCHKVTEATLRVVFDELDRARVDLSGIILKPNMVVPGKDSGQKASPSEVAERTVAVFHAAVPTSVPGIAFLSGGQSDELATEHLSLINAIGDLPWGITFSYGRALQAAALKAWGGKPENVAAGQQAFLHRCRMNGLAALGQWNAELEREVA; translated from the coding sequence ATGACCGAAAGCCTTCAGGATATTGCCCGTCGTCTCGTCGCGCCCGGAAAGGGCATTCTGGCGGCGGATGAGAGCTCGAGCACGATCAAGAAGCGTTTCGACAGCATCAACCTCGCCTCGACGGCCGACGCCCGCCGCGATTACCGCGAGATGCTGTTCTCGGCCGACCAGGCCATGCGCAACCACGTCTCCGGCGTCATCCTGTTCGACGAGACGATCCGCCAGCAGGCGAAGGACGGCCGGGCGCTGGTCGAGCTGATCACCGCGACGGGCTCGATTCCCGGCATCAAGGTCGACACGGGCGCCAAGGCCCTCGCCTTCCACCCCGGCGAGACCGTCACCGAGGGCCTGGACGGCCTGCGCGAGCGCCTGGTCGAATATCACAAGCTCGGCGCGCGCTTCGCCAAGTGGCGGGCGGTGATCACCATCGGCGAGACCCTGCCGACGCCGGGCGCCCTCTCCGCCAACGCGCACGCGCTCGCCCGCTACGCGGCGCTCTGCCAGGAAAACGGCATCGTCCCGATCGTCGAGCCGGAAGTCCTGATGGACAACCCGAACGCCACCCACACGATCGAGACCTGTCACAAGGTGACCGAAGCAACGCTGCGCGTCGTGTTCGACGAGCTCGATCGCGCCCGCGTCGATCTCTCCGGCATCATCCTGAAGCCGAACATGGTCGTGCCGGGCAAGGACAGCGGCCAGAAGGCTTCCCCGTCCGAAGTGGCCGAGCGCACCGTCGCCGTGTTCCACGCCGCCGTGCCGACCTCGGTCCCGGGCATCGCCTTCCTCTCCGGCGGCCAGTCGGACGAGCTGGCGACCGAGCATCTCTCGCTCATCAACGCCATTGGCGACCTGCCCTGGGGCATCACCTTCTCCTATGGCCGCGCCCTGCAGGCGGCGGCGCTCAAGGCCTGGGGCGGCAAGCCGGAGAATGTCGCGGCCGGCCAGCAGGCCTTCCTGCATCGCTGCCGGATGAACGGCCTCGCGGCGCTCGGCCAGTGGAACGCGGAACTGGAGCGCGAGGTCGCCTGA
- the rpsU gene encoding 30S ribosomal protein S21: MQVLVRDNNVDQALKALKKKMQREGIFREMKLRNFYEKPSEKKAREKAEAVRRARKLARKRAQREGGLVAAPKPKR, encoded by the coding sequence GTGCAGGTACTCGTTCGCGACAACAACGTCGATCAGGCGCTCAAGGCTCTCAAGAAGAAGATGCAGCGTGAAGGCATCTTCCGTGAGATGAAGCTGCGCAACTTCTACGAGAAGCCCTCGGAGAAGAAGGCTCGCGAGAAGGCGGAAGCCGTCCGCCGCGCCCGCAAGCTGGCTCGCAAGCGCGCCCAGCGCGAAGGCGGTCTGGTCGCTGCTCCCAAGCCGAAGCGCTGA
- the gap gene encoding type I glyceraldehyde-3-phosphate dehydrogenase: MAVRVAINGFGRIGRNILRAIVESGRTDIEVVAVNDLGPVETNAHLLRFDSVHGRFPHEVIVDGDTLVIGDRRIKVTAIKNPAELPHKELGIDIALECTGIFTSREKAAAHLAAGAKRVIVSAPADGADYTAVLGVNHEGLTKDHLVISNGSCTTNCLAPVAKVLQDTVGIEHGFMTTVHSYTGDQPTLDTMHKDLYRARAAALSSIPTSTGAAKAIGLVIPELKGKLDGSSIRVPTPNVSLIDLKFVAKRPTTVEEINAAMKAAAAGPLKGVLAVTDQPNVSHDFNHDPHSATFHLDQTKVIDGTFVRVLAWYDNEWGFSNRMADMTAYFAKVL; this comes from the coding sequence ATGGCGGTGCGGGTTGCTATCAACGGGTTCGGCAGGATCGGCCGGAACATCCTTCGGGCGATCGTCGAGTCGGGCCGGACCGACATCGAGGTCGTCGCGGTCAACGATCTCGGCCCGGTCGAGACGAACGCCCACCTGCTCCGCTTCGATTCGGTCCATGGCCGCTTCCCGCATGAGGTGATCGTCGACGGCGACACGCTCGTCATCGGCGACCGCCGCATCAAGGTCACGGCGATCAAGAACCCGGCGGAGCTGCCGCACAAGGAGCTCGGCATCGACATCGCGCTCGAGTGCACCGGCATCTTCACCTCGCGCGAGAAGGCCGCCGCCCATCTCGCAGCCGGTGCCAAGCGCGTCATCGTCTCGGCTCCCGCCGACGGCGCCGACTACACCGCCGTGCTGGGCGTCAACCATGAGGGCCTGACCAAGGACCACCTGGTGATCTCGAACGGTTCCTGCACCACCAACTGCCTGGCGCCGGTCGCCAAGGTCCTGCAGGACACGGTCGGCATCGAGCACGGCTTCATGACGACGGTGCATTCCTACACCGGCGACCAGCCGACGCTCGACACCATGCACAAGGACCTCTACCGCGCCCGCGCGGCGGCCCTTTCCTCGATCCCGACCTCGACCGGCGCCGCCAAGGCGATCGGCCTGGTGATCCCGGAGCTCAAGGGCAAGCTCGACGGCTCGTCGATCCGCGTGCCGACCCCGAACGTCTCGCTCATCGACCTGAAGTTCGTCGCCAAGCGCCCGACCACGGTCGAAGAGATCAACGCGGCGATGAAGGCGGCGGCTGCCGGCCCGCTCAAGGGCGTCCTCGCCGTCACCGACCAGCCGAACGTCTCGCACGACTTCAACCACGACCCGCATTCGGCGACGTTCCACCTCGACCAGACCAAGGTCATCGACGGCACCTTCGTCCGCGTGCTGGCCTGGTACGACAACGAGTGGGGCTTCTCGAACCGCATGGCCGACATGACGGCCTATTTCGCCAAGGTCCTCTGA